The proteins below are encoded in one region of Ricinus communis isolate WT05 ecotype wild-type chromosome 6, ASM1957865v1, whole genome shotgun sequence:
- the LOC8268924 gene encoding pre-mRNA-processing protein 40A isoform X3 has product MANNPPYSSMQPLQPPLVGSMDPPRNFVPPMPMQFRPVVPAQQSQQFIPVASPHFQPVGRGVPFMNAGLPSQPPQSQFPPSVQQFPSRPGQPGHGPPPSQVISLPNAQANRHVTSGSSLPPPSVPTSINYAPGLGGPGAPLSSSYTFVPSSYGQPPVAANTVSQYQPISQMRPPSIPAGGLAGSSSVNQSITPVTPMQLNGEQSSVTNGGVLATDLHPTKPNEETTMDWKEHLAANGRRYYYNKRTRQSSWEKPFELMTPIERADASTEWKEFASPEGRTYYYNKTTKQSKWEIPEELKLARKRLEKASLVEAQADTLANSHVPAFVPPSVDKAPSVADASSLTAQVTPSSPVPVTPVAAAVDLQSQPASESPGLAVMASSLTSNSDEVQTTENIVSTVSGSSEVTATGVDISTAPMNNSSSFLSQDNSSSANNAISQDKEEASKDVAGSEKVNSIGIEEKIVSQEPLTYTDKLEAKNAFKALLESASVGSDWTWDQAMRVIINDRRYGALRTLGERKQAFNEYLSQKKKQDAEERRSKQKKAREEFKNMLEESKELTSTMRWSKAVTLFENDERFKAVERERDRRDIFDSFLQELGDKERAKAQEERKRNIMEYRQFLESCDFIKASTQWRKVQDRLEADERCSRLEKIDRLEIFQDYLRDLEKEEEEQRKIQKEEQRKAERKNRDEFRKLLEEHVAAGTMTAKTHWRDYYLKVKDLPAYLAVASNTSGSTPKDLFEDVLEELEKQYHEDKSRIKDAVKLKKVAMASTWTLDDLKAAIVEDISSPSISDMNLKIVFDELLERAKEKEEKEAKKRKRLADDFLNLLHSTKDITASSKWESCKELFEGSREFSSINEESICQDIFEEYIAQLKEHAKENERKRKEEKAKKEKEREEKDRRKAKHRRDKDRGHEREKEHMKKEEADTGSADTTDDHFNNDNKRSVNDSNKKQRKRHHDAEDDLNESEKDRSKSSHRHSSDHKKSKWMVKAGIRGIREIIVMVLVDMAIMKSLKMGSLARMGKLGSYLILQVASFLQCLSVLGDISFL; this is encoded by the exons ATGGCGAACAACCCTCCATATTCCAGTATGCAG CCTCTTCAGCCTCCCTTGGTCGGCTCCATGGATCCTCCCCGAAATTTTGTCCCACCCATGCCTATGCAA TTTCGCCCGGTTGTTCCAGCGCAGCAGTCACAGCAGTTCATTCCTGTGGCTTCTCCACATTTTCAGCCTGTTGGCCGAGGTGTCCCTTTCATGAATGCTGGATTGCCTTCTCAACCGCCGCAGTCCCAATTTCCTCCATCTGTGCAGCAATTTCCATCAAGGCCCGGACAACCAGGCCACGGTCCACCTCCATCACAGGTCATTTCATTGCCAAATGCTCAGGCAAACAGGCATGTTACATCTGGATCATCACTGCCTCCACCTAGTGTTCCAACTTCAATTAACTATGCGCCCGGTTTAGGTGGCCCAGGAGCACCTCTCTCTTCTTCGTATACT TTTGTGCCATCATCTTATGGGCAACCACCAGTGGCTGCTAATACTGTAAGTCAGTATCAGCCAATATCTCAAATGCGTCCGCCGAGTATTCCTGCTGGTGGACTGGCTGGGTCATCATCCGTAAATCAGAGCATTACTCCTGTTACACCTATGCAGCTTAATGGGGAACAATCTTCAGTTACCAATGGTGGTGTTCTG GCAACAGATCTCCATCCTACAAAGCCCAATGAAGAGACCACAATGGACTGGAAGGAGCATTTAGCTGCTAACGGAAGGAG GTATTATTACAATAAGAGGACAAGACAATCTAGTTGGGAGAAGCCTTTTGAGTTGATGACACCAATTGAG AGAGCAGATGCTTCAACTGAATGGAAGGAATTTGCAAGTCCTGAGGGAAGAAC GTATTACTACAACAAGACTACCAAGCAGTCAAAATGGGAAATCCCTGAAGAATTGAAG TTGGCCCGCAAGCGACTTGAAAAGGCATCTCTAGTGGAAGCACAGGCTGATACCTTGGCAAATTCTCATGTCCCAGCTTTTGTTCCTCCATCTGTGGATAAAGCACCATCTGTAGCAGATGCTTCATCTTTAACAGCTCAAGTAACACCTTCCAGCCCAGTTCCGGTCACTCctgttgctgctgctgttgaTTTGCAATCTCAGCCAGCTTCTGAATCACCAGGCTTAGCTGTTATGGCATCTTCTCTAACTAGCAACTCAGATGAAGTTCAGACAACTGAGAATATTGTTTCTACTGTTTCTGGAAGTTCTGAAGTAACTGCGACAGGGGTTGATATCTCAACTGCACCAAT GAACAACTCCAGCAGCTTTTTAAGTCAAGATAATTCTAGTTCTGCAAATAATGCTATTTCACAAGATAAAGAG GAAGCATCAAAAGATGTAGCAGGAAGTGAAAAAGTCAATAGTATtggaattgaagaaaaaatagtTAGTCAGGAGCCCTTAACTTACACTGATAAGCTG GAGGCAAAGAATGCATTCAAAGCACTTCTGGAATCTGCAAGTGTTGGGTCTGACTGGACCTGGGACCAG GCCATGAGAGTGATAATTAACGACAGAAGATATGGTGCACTGAGAACACTTGGAGAGCGGAAGCAAGCATTTAATGAG TACTTGAGTCAGAAGAAAAAGCAGGATGCTGAAGAAAGGCGGAGTAAGCAGAAAAAAGCAAGGGAGGAATTCAAGAATATGCTGGAA GAGTCTAAAGAGCTGACGTCAACCATGAGATGGAG CAAAGCAGTGAcattatttgaaaatgatGAGCGTTTTAAAGCTGTTGAACGAGAAAGAGACCGCAGAGATATATTTGATTCTTTCTTGCAGGAACTTGGAGATAAG GAACGAGCGAAGGCGCAGGAAGAGCGCAAGCGGAATATTATGGAGTATAGGCAGTTTTTGGAATCTTGTGACTTCATTAAG GCAAGTACACAATGGCGAAAAGTTCAAGATCGGTTGGAGGCAGATGAAAGGTGTTCTCGTCTTGAAAAAATTGACCGTTTGGAAATTTTCCAG GATTATTTACGTGATTTGGAGAAGGAAGAGGAGGAGCAGAGGAAGATCCAGAAG GAAGAACAGAGAAAGGCAGAGCGTAAAAATCGTGATGAATTCCGCAAGCTGTTAGAAGAACATGTTGCAGCAGGCACTATGACAGCTAAAACTCACTGGCGTGATTACTACTTGAAG GTTAAAGATTTACCTGCATATTTAGCTGTTGCATCAAACACCTCAGGTTCAACTCCAAAAGATCTGTTCGAAGATGTTTTAGAGGAGCTAGAGAAacag TATCATGAGGATAAATCTCGTATTAAGGATGCTGTGAAATTGAAAAAG GTTGCTATGGCATCGACCTGGACACTTGATGATCTTAAGGCTGCCATTGTGGAGGATATTAGCTCACCATCTATATCAGACATGAACCTAAag ATAGTATTTGATGAATTGCTGGAAAGAGCAAAGGAGAAGGAGGAGAAAGAAGCAAAGAAGCGTAAACGTCTTGCGGATgactttcttaatttattgCATTCTACTAAG GATATAACTGCATCTTCAAAGTGGGAGAGTTGTAAAGAACTTTTTGAAGGTAGCCGAGAGTTCAG TTCTATCAATGAAGAGAGTATCTGCCAGGATATATTTGAGGAGTACATAGCTCAATTGAAAGAACATGCAAAGGAGAATGAGAGGAAACGGAAGGAGGAAAAG gcaaaaaaggaaaaagagagagaggaaaaagaCAGGAGAAAGGCTAAGCATAGAAGGGACAAAGACAGAGGACATGAAAGGGAAAAGGAGCACATGAAGAAGGAAGAAGCAGACACTGGAAGTGCTGATACAACAGATGAtcattttaataatgataacaaAAGATCAGTGAATGACAGTAACAAAAAACAAAGGAAGAGGCATCATGATGCGGAGGATGATCTAAATGAGAGTGAGAAAGATAGGTCTAAGAGTTCCCATAGGCATAGTAGTGACcacaaaaaatcaaaatgg ATGGTGAAAGCAGGCATAAGAGGCATAAGAGAGATCATCGTAATGGTTCTCGTAGATATGGCGATCATGAAGAGCTTGAAGATGGGGAGTTTGGCGAGGATGGGGAAACTCGGTAGTTATCTCATCCTACAGGttgcttcttttcttcaatGCTTATCTGTGTTGGGAGATATCAGTTTTCTGTAG
- the LOC8268924 gene encoding pre-mRNA-processing protein 40A isoform X1: protein MANNPPYSSMQPLQPPLVGSMDPPRNFVPPMPMQFRPVVPAQQSQQFIPVASPHFQPVGRGVPFMNAGLPSQPPQSQFPPSVQQFPSRPGQPGHGPPPSQVISLPNAQANRHVTSGSSLPPPSVPTSINYAPGLGGPGAPLSSSYTFVPSSYGQPPVAANTVSQYQPISQMRPPSIPAGGLAGSSSVNQSITPVTPMQLNGEQSSVTNGGVLATDLHPTKPNEETTMDWKEHLAANGRRYYYNKRTRQSSWEKPFELMTPIERADASTEWKEFASPEGRTYYYNKTTKQSKWEIPEELKLARKRLEKASLVEAQADTLANSHVPAFVPPSVDKAPSVADASSLTAQVTPSSPVPVTPVAAAVDLQSQPASESPGLAVMASSLTSNSDEVQTTENIVSTVSGSSEVTATGVDISTAPMNNSSSFLSQDNSSSANNAISQDKEEASKDVAGSEKVNSIGIEEKIVSQEPLTYTDKLEAKNAFKALLESASVGSDWTWDQAMRVIINDRRYGALRTLGERKQAFNEYLSQKKKQDAEERRSKQKKAREEFKNMLEESKELTSTMRWSKAVTLFENDERFKAVERERDRRDIFDSFLQELGDKERAKAQEERKRNIMEYRQFLESCDFIKASTQWRKVQDRLEADERCSRLEKIDRLEIFQDYLRDLEKEEEEQRKIQKEEQRKAERKNRDEFRKLLEEHVAAGTMTAKTHWRDYYLKVKDLPAYLAVASNTSGSTPKDLFEDVLEELEKQYHEDKSRIKDAVKLKKVAMASTWTLDDLKAAIVEDISSPSISDMNLKIVFDELLERAKEKEEKEAKKRKRLADDFLNLLHSTKDITASSKWESCKELFEGSREFSSINEESICQDIFEEYIAQLKEHAKENERKRKEEKAKKEKEREEKDRRKAKHRRDKDRGHEREKEHMKKEEADTGSADTTDDHFNNDNKRSVNDSNKKQRKRHHDAEDDLNESEKDRSKSSHRHSSDHKKSKWMVKAGIRGIREIIVMVLVDMAIMKSLKMGSLARMGKLGSYLILQVNFLCNIWRRHDMQLICLC, encoded by the exons ATGGCGAACAACCCTCCATATTCCAGTATGCAG CCTCTTCAGCCTCCCTTGGTCGGCTCCATGGATCCTCCCCGAAATTTTGTCCCACCCATGCCTATGCAA TTTCGCCCGGTTGTTCCAGCGCAGCAGTCACAGCAGTTCATTCCTGTGGCTTCTCCACATTTTCAGCCTGTTGGCCGAGGTGTCCCTTTCATGAATGCTGGATTGCCTTCTCAACCGCCGCAGTCCCAATTTCCTCCATCTGTGCAGCAATTTCCATCAAGGCCCGGACAACCAGGCCACGGTCCACCTCCATCACAGGTCATTTCATTGCCAAATGCTCAGGCAAACAGGCATGTTACATCTGGATCATCACTGCCTCCACCTAGTGTTCCAACTTCAATTAACTATGCGCCCGGTTTAGGTGGCCCAGGAGCACCTCTCTCTTCTTCGTATACT TTTGTGCCATCATCTTATGGGCAACCACCAGTGGCTGCTAATACTGTAAGTCAGTATCAGCCAATATCTCAAATGCGTCCGCCGAGTATTCCTGCTGGTGGACTGGCTGGGTCATCATCCGTAAATCAGAGCATTACTCCTGTTACACCTATGCAGCTTAATGGGGAACAATCTTCAGTTACCAATGGTGGTGTTCTG GCAACAGATCTCCATCCTACAAAGCCCAATGAAGAGACCACAATGGACTGGAAGGAGCATTTAGCTGCTAACGGAAGGAG GTATTATTACAATAAGAGGACAAGACAATCTAGTTGGGAGAAGCCTTTTGAGTTGATGACACCAATTGAG AGAGCAGATGCTTCAACTGAATGGAAGGAATTTGCAAGTCCTGAGGGAAGAAC GTATTACTACAACAAGACTACCAAGCAGTCAAAATGGGAAATCCCTGAAGAATTGAAG TTGGCCCGCAAGCGACTTGAAAAGGCATCTCTAGTGGAAGCACAGGCTGATACCTTGGCAAATTCTCATGTCCCAGCTTTTGTTCCTCCATCTGTGGATAAAGCACCATCTGTAGCAGATGCTTCATCTTTAACAGCTCAAGTAACACCTTCCAGCCCAGTTCCGGTCACTCctgttgctgctgctgttgaTTTGCAATCTCAGCCAGCTTCTGAATCACCAGGCTTAGCTGTTATGGCATCTTCTCTAACTAGCAACTCAGATGAAGTTCAGACAACTGAGAATATTGTTTCTACTGTTTCTGGAAGTTCTGAAGTAACTGCGACAGGGGTTGATATCTCAACTGCACCAAT GAACAACTCCAGCAGCTTTTTAAGTCAAGATAATTCTAGTTCTGCAAATAATGCTATTTCACAAGATAAAGAG GAAGCATCAAAAGATGTAGCAGGAAGTGAAAAAGTCAATAGTATtggaattgaagaaaaaatagtTAGTCAGGAGCCCTTAACTTACACTGATAAGCTG GAGGCAAAGAATGCATTCAAAGCACTTCTGGAATCTGCAAGTGTTGGGTCTGACTGGACCTGGGACCAG GCCATGAGAGTGATAATTAACGACAGAAGATATGGTGCACTGAGAACACTTGGAGAGCGGAAGCAAGCATTTAATGAG TACTTGAGTCAGAAGAAAAAGCAGGATGCTGAAGAAAGGCGGAGTAAGCAGAAAAAAGCAAGGGAGGAATTCAAGAATATGCTGGAA GAGTCTAAAGAGCTGACGTCAACCATGAGATGGAG CAAAGCAGTGAcattatttgaaaatgatGAGCGTTTTAAAGCTGTTGAACGAGAAAGAGACCGCAGAGATATATTTGATTCTTTCTTGCAGGAACTTGGAGATAAG GAACGAGCGAAGGCGCAGGAAGAGCGCAAGCGGAATATTATGGAGTATAGGCAGTTTTTGGAATCTTGTGACTTCATTAAG GCAAGTACACAATGGCGAAAAGTTCAAGATCGGTTGGAGGCAGATGAAAGGTGTTCTCGTCTTGAAAAAATTGACCGTTTGGAAATTTTCCAG GATTATTTACGTGATTTGGAGAAGGAAGAGGAGGAGCAGAGGAAGATCCAGAAG GAAGAACAGAGAAAGGCAGAGCGTAAAAATCGTGATGAATTCCGCAAGCTGTTAGAAGAACATGTTGCAGCAGGCACTATGACAGCTAAAACTCACTGGCGTGATTACTACTTGAAG GTTAAAGATTTACCTGCATATTTAGCTGTTGCATCAAACACCTCAGGTTCAACTCCAAAAGATCTGTTCGAAGATGTTTTAGAGGAGCTAGAGAAacag TATCATGAGGATAAATCTCGTATTAAGGATGCTGTGAAATTGAAAAAG GTTGCTATGGCATCGACCTGGACACTTGATGATCTTAAGGCTGCCATTGTGGAGGATATTAGCTCACCATCTATATCAGACATGAACCTAAag ATAGTATTTGATGAATTGCTGGAAAGAGCAAAGGAGAAGGAGGAGAAAGAAGCAAAGAAGCGTAAACGTCTTGCGGATgactttcttaatttattgCATTCTACTAAG GATATAACTGCATCTTCAAAGTGGGAGAGTTGTAAAGAACTTTTTGAAGGTAGCCGAGAGTTCAG TTCTATCAATGAAGAGAGTATCTGCCAGGATATATTTGAGGAGTACATAGCTCAATTGAAAGAACATGCAAAGGAGAATGAGAGGAAACGGAAGGAGGAAAAG gcaaaaaaggaaaaagagagagaggaaaaagaCAGGAGAAAGGCTAAGCATAGAAGGGACAAAGACAGAGGACATGAAAGGGAAAAGGAGCACATGAAGAAGGAAGAAGCAGACACTGGAAGTGCTGATACAACAGATGAtcattttaataatgataacaaAAGATCAGTGAATGACAGTAACAAAAAACAAAGGAAGAGGCATCATGATGCGGAGGATGATCTAAATGAGAGTGAGAAAGATAGGTCTAAGAGTTCCCATAGGCATAGTAGTGACcacaaaaaatcaaaatgg ATGGTGAAAGCAGGCATAAGAGGCATAAGAGAGATCATCGTAATGGTTCTCGTAGATATGGCGATCATGAAGAGCTTGAAGATGGGGAGTTTGGCGAGGATGGGGAAACTCGGTAGTTATCTCATCCTACAG GTGAATTTCTTATGCAACATTTGGAGGAGGCATGATATGCAACTGATCTGCCTATGCTAA
- the LOC8268924 gene encoding pre-mRNA-processing protein 40A isoform X2: MANNPPYSSMQPLQPPLVGSMDPPRNFVPPMPMQFRPVVPAQQSQQFIPVASPHFQPVGRGVPFMNAGLPSQPPQSQFPPSVQQFPSRPGQPGHGPPPSQVISLPNAQANRHVTSGSSLPPPSVPTSINYAPGLGGPGAPLSSSYTFVPSSYGQPPVAANTVSQYQPISQMRPPSIPAGGLAGSSSVNQSITPVTPMQLNGEQSSVTNGGVLATDLHPTKPNEETTMDWKEHLAANGRRYYYNKRTRQSSWEKPFELMTPIERADASTEWKEFASPEGRTYYYNKTTKQSKWEIPEELKLARKRLEKASLVEAQADTLANSHVPAFVPPSVDKAPSVADASSLTAQVTPSSPVPVTPVAAAVDLQSQPASESPGLAVMASSLTSNSDEVQTTENIVSTVSGSSEVTATGVDISTAPMNNSSSFLSQDNSSSANNAISQDKEEASKDVAGSEKVNSIGIEEKIVSQEPLTYTDKLEAKNAFKALLESASVGSDWTWDQAMRVIINDRRYGALRTLGERKQAFNEYLSQKKKQDAEERRSKQKKAREEFKNMLEESKELTSTMRWSKAVTLFENDERFKAVERERDRRDIFDSFLQELGDKERAKAQEERKRNIMEYRQFLESCDFIKASTQWRKVQDRLEADERCSRLEKIDRLEIFQDYLRDLEKEEEEQRKIQKEEQRKAERKNRDEFRKLLEEHVAAGTMTAKTHWRDYYLKVKDLPAYLAVASNTSGSTPKDLFEDVLEELEKQYHEDKSRIKDAVKLKKVAMASTWTLDDLKAAIVEDISSPSISDMNLKIVFDELLERAKEKEEKEAKKRKRLADDFLNLLHSTKDITASSKWESCKELFEGSREFSSINEESICQDIFEEYIAQLKEHAKENERKRKEEKAKKEKEREEKDRRKAKHRRDKDRGHEREKEHMKKEEADTGSADTTDDHFNNDNKRSVNDSNKKQRKRHHDAEDDLNESEKDRSKSSHRHSSDHKKSKWMVKAGIRGIREIIVMVLVDMAIMKSLKMGSLARMGKLGSYLILQYVYWIEKFLKEARLIFITR; this comes from the exons ATGGCGAACAACCCTCCATATTCCAGTATGCAG CCTCTTCAGCCTCCCTTGGTCGGCTCCATGGATCCTCCCCGAAATTTTGTCCCACCCATGCCTATGCAA TTTCGCCCGGTTGTTCCAGCGCAGCAGTCACAGCAGTTCATTCCTGTGGCTTCTCCACATTTTCAGCCTGTTGGCCGAGGTGTCCCTTTCATGAATGCTGGATTGCCTTCTCAACCGCCGCAGTCCCAATTTCCTCCATCTGTGCAGCAATTTCCATCAAGGCCCGGACAACCAGGCCACGGTCCACCTCCATCACAGGTCATTTCATTGCCAAATGCTCAGGCAAACAGGCATGTTACATCTGGATCATCACTGCCTCCACCTAGTGTTCCAACTTCAATTAACTATGCGCCCGGTTTAGGTGGCCCAGGAGCACCTCTCTCTTCTTCGTATACT TTTGTGCCATCATCTTATGGGCAACCACCAGTGGCTGCTAATACTGTAAGTCAGTATCAGCCAATATCTCAAATGCGTCCGCCGAGTATTCCTGCTGGTGGACTGGCTGGGTCATCATCCGTAAATCAGAGCATTACTCCTGTTACACCTATGCAGCTTAATGGGGAACAATCTTCAGTTACCAATGGTGGTGTTCTG GCAACAGATCTCCATCCTACAAAGCCCAATGAAGAGACCACAATGGACTGGAAGGAGCATTTAGCTGCTAACGGAAGGAG GTATTATTACAATAAGAGGACAAGACAATCTAGTTGGGAGAAGCCTTTTGAGTTGATGACACCAATTGAG AGAGCAGATGCTTCAACTGAATGGAAGGAATTTGCAAGTCCTGAGGGAAGAAC GTATTACTACAACAAGACTACCAAGCAGTCAAAATGGGAAATCCCTGAAGAATTGAAG TTGGCCCGCAAGCGACTTGAAAAGGCATCTCTAGTGGAAGCACAGGCTGATACCTTGGCAAATTCTCATGTCCCAGCTTTTGTTCCTCCATCTGTGGATAAAGCACCATCTGTAGCAGATGCTTCATCTTTAACAGCTCAAGTAACACCTTCCAGCCCAGTTCCGGTCACTCctgttgctgctgctgttgaTTTGCAATCTCAGCCAGCTTCTGAATCACCAGGCTTAGCTGTTATGGCATCTTCTCTAACTAGCAACTCAGATGAAGTTCAGACAACTGAGAATATTGTTTCTACTGTTTCTGGAAGTTCTGAAGTAACTGCGACAGGGGTTGATATCTCAACTGCACCAAT GAACAACTCCAGCAGCTTTTTAAGTCAAGATAATTCTAGTTCTGCAAATAATGCTATTTCACAAGATAAAGAG GAAGCATCAAAAGATGTAGCAGGAAGTGAAAAAGTCAATAGTATtggaattgaagaaaaaatagtTAGTCAGGAGCCCTTAACTTACACTGATAAGCTG GAGGCAAAGAATGCATTCAAAGCACTTCTGGAATCTGCAAGTGTTGGGTCTGACTGGACCTGGGACCAG GCCATGAGAGTGATAATTAACGACAGAAGATATGGTGCACTGAGAACACTTGGAGAGCGGAAGCAAGCATTTAATGAG TACTTGAGTCAGAAGAAAAAGCAGGATGCTGAAGAAAGGCGGAGTAAGCAGAAAAAAGCAAGGGAGGAATTCAAGAATATGCTGGAA GAGTCTAAAGAGCTGACGTCAACCATGAGATGGAG CAAAGCAGTGAcattatttgaaaatgatGAGCGTTTTAAAGCTGTTGAACGAGAAAGAGACCGCAGAGATATATTTGATTCTTTCTTGCAGGAACTTGGAGATAAG GAACGAGCGAAGGCGCAGGAAGAGCGCAAGCGGAATATTATGGAGTATAGGCAGTTTTTGGAATCTTGTGACTTCATTAAG GCAAGTACACAATGGCGAAAAGTTCAAGATCGGTTGGAGGCAGATGAAAGGTGTTCTCGTCTTGAAAAAATTGACCGTTTGGAAATTTTCCAG GATTATTTACGTGATTTGGAGAAGGAAGAGGAGGAGCAGAGGAAGATCCAGAAG GAAGAACAGAGAAAGGCAGAGCGTAAAAATCGTGATGAATTCCGCAAGCTGTTAGAAGAACATGTTGCAGCAGGCACTATGACAGCTAAAACTCACTGGCGTGATTACTACTTGAAG GTTAAAGATTTACCTGCATATTTAGCTGTTGCATCAAACACCTCAGGTTCAACTCCAAAAGATCTGTTCGAAGATGTTTTAGAGGAGCTAGAGAAacag TATCATGAGGATAAATCTCGTATTAAGGATGCTGTGAAATTGAAAAAG GTTGCTATGGCATCGACCTGGACACTTGATGATCTTAAGGCTGCCATTGTGGAGGATATTAGCTCACCATCTATATCAGACATGAACCTAAag ATAGTATTTGATGAATTGCTGGAAAGAGCAAAGGAGAAGGAGGAGAAAGAAGCAAAGAAGCGTAAACGTCTTGCGGATgactttcttaatttattgCATTCTACTAAG GATATAACTGCATCTTCAAAGTGGGAGAGTTGTAAAGAACTTTTTGAAGGTAGCCGAGAGTTCAG TTCTATCAATGAAGAGAGTATCTGCCAGGATATATTTGAGGAGTACATAGCTCAATTGAAAGAACATGCAAAGGAGAATGAGAGGAAACGGAAGGAGGAAAAG gcaaaaaaggaaaaagagagagaggaaaaagaCAGGAGAAAGGCTAAGCATAGAAGGGACAAAGACAGAGGACATGAAAGGGAAAAGGAGCACATGAAGAAGGAAGAAGCAGACACTGGAAGTGCTGATACAACAGATGAtcattttaataatgataacaaAAGATCAGTGAATGACAGTAACAAAAAACAAAGGAAGAGGCATCATGATGCGGAGGATGATCTAAATGAGAGTGAGAAAGATAGGTCTAAGAGTTCCCATAGGCATAGTAGTGACcacaaaaaatcaaaatgg ATGGTGAAAGCAGGCATAAGAGGCATAAGAGAGATCATCGTAATGGTTCTCGTAGATATGGCGATCATGAAGAGCTTGAAGATGGGGAGTTTGGCGAGGATGGGGAAACTCGGTAGTTATCTCATCCTACAG TATGTTTATTGGATTGAGAAGTTTCTGAAAGAAGCAAGGCTAATTTTCATAACAAGGTGA